The genomic region CGCGCAGCACCTCGCGGCGCGGGTCCTCCTTGTCGAGGTCCTCGCTGCGCACGCCCGTCAGGACGGCGGCGCGTACGGGTTCGTCGGCGGGCCTGCGTGCGCCGGGCACGGCGATCAGCGCGCCCGCGCCCACCAGAGCGGCCGCGATGTCGGCGAGCTGCGCGGACACGAAGTTGGAGGCGGCGAACTGAGCGACGGCGAAGGCCACCCCGCAGACGAGCGCGGGCACCCAGGTCTCCCGCAGACCCCGTCGGCCGTCGACCAGGAAGACCAGGATCAGCGGGACGACGAGCGCCAGCAGCGGCGTCTGGCGGCCGACGACCGTGGCGACGTCGTCCAGCGGCAGACCCGTCACCTGGGCGAGGGTCACCACGGGCGTGCCCATGGCGCCGAAGGCGACGGGCGCGGTGTTGGCGACCAGGGAGACGACCGCGGCCTTGACCGGGTCGAAGCCGAGCGCGACGAGCATGACGGAACAGATCGCGACGGGTGCGCCGAAGCCTGCCAGCGCCTCCAGGAGCGCGCCGAAGCAGAAGGCGATGACCAGGGCCTGGATACGCGGGTCGTCGGAGACCCGGCCGAAGGAGCGCCGCAGGATGTCGAAGTGGTGGGTGCGGACGGTCATCCGGTACACCCAGAGGGCGTTGACGACGATCCACATGATGGGGAAGAGCCCGAAGAGGACGCCCTGCGCCCCCGCGGACAGGGTCTGCCCCACAGGCATGCCGAACGCCAGCCAGCCGACGAGCACGGCGACGGCCAGCCCGATGAGTCCGGCGCGGTGGGCCTTCATGCGGACGGCGCCGAGCAGCACCAGGACGGTCACCAGTGGCAGGGAAGCGACGAGAGCGGACAGAGCGAGCGAATCGGCTACGGGTTCGAGTTGCTGGACAAACACACATGCCTCCCCGGATTCCGTGATGCGGAAGCGATCTCTCACGGGTGGGGGAATGGTCGTGTCCGCGACAAGCCAGCGTCAATGCTCCGTACCGGAAAAAATTCTTCCGGACGGAGAGGGGGCGGGTGTGACCGGTGGTGCGGAAGGGGTGTCAGGAGTCCGGGGAGCGCAGCACCCGGAGATGTCCGCGGCGCGCGACCTCCACCGGGTCCGCCGCCCGGGGGCCCCGGCCGCCCTGCTGCCGGTCCTGGGGCCGGGCCGCCTCGCGCACGGCGTTGGCCAGCGCTTCGAGATCGTCACCACTGGGGCGGGTGGGAGCCGAGGGGTCGGAGAGCCGGACGACTTCCCAGCCACGCGGCGCGGTGAGCCGTTCACCGTGCTCGGCGCAGAGGTCGTAGCAGTGGGGCTCGGCATAGGTGGCGAGCGGGCCGAGGACCGCGGTCGAGTCGGCATAGACGTACGTCAGTGTCGCGACGGCGGGACGGCCGCACGCGGTTCGCGAACAGCGACGTACAGGGCTCACGATGTTGGACGGTACCGCACTCTTGAGCGGGCTGCGACGACTCTCCCCCGGGTCACCCCGTCGTGTCGTCCCGCGCACGGGGCCCCGCGCGGCTCCGGCACAGCCGTTCCGACCTGCGCGGAAGCCGGTGTGCGGGGGCCTGGCCGAGGTCGCGGGGGAGAACACAATCGGTCATACGACGGAGGGCCGGCGATCGGAGCAAGGACCGGAACCGCACTCAACCCTGGCCGGAATGTTCATCTTGGGACACAGAGCGGACCGGTGGAGAAGCCGTGATCGCCCCGGCCCGAGGAGGGTTACGCTGCGTCGGTGATGGACAGTCCCGTACCGCCCCACCCTCCCGAGCCACGGCCCCGCCGCCGCGACCGCCATGGCCGCGGTATGCGCGGTCCGGTGGCCCCGCCGCAGGTGCCGCTGTCCGTCAGCAGGGCCGAGAGCTTCCGCGATCTCGTGCAGGATTCGGTGGAGCGGCTGGAGCGGCGCTGGCCCCAGCTGACGGACGTCGACTTCCTCGTCCTCGATGTGCCGGGTTCGCTCGAGGAGACCGTGCCGCTGGGGCGCGCGCTCTCCGCCGAGAAGGGGCAGCCCGCCCAGATCATCGTCTACCGGCGTCCCGTCGAGATCCGCACCAAGAGCCGCGACGAGCGCGCTCTGCTGGTGCACGAGGTCGTGGTGGAACAGGTCGCGGAACTGCTCGGCCTCTCTCCCGAGTCGGTCGACCCGCGCTACGGGCAGGACTGAACCGCCCGCGGCGCGTGCCTCAGTCGTCCAGTACGGAGAGGTCCTGCCGCGCCTCCGGCACCTCGACCGTGCCCTCGTCGTCCGGCAGCGTCTGCACGGTGAACATGTCGACGCCGCCCTCCGCGATCGTGAGCGTGCGGGCGGCGTGCACCGGGCCGCCCGACTCGGACTCCACCGTCAGGGCGTAGCCGCCCTTGAGGCCGGCCGGAGCCTCGGGCTCGACCTCCAGCGTCGTGCCGCCCTTGACCGTGTACGTCTTGACGGCCGCTTCACCGCCCTCGCTGCCCGCCGACGCGGTGACCTTGACCTTGGCCGTTTCGCCCGGAGCGGTCAGGGAGAGCACCGAGCCCTTCGCGCGGTTGTCAGCCACGCTCGCCCGTTCTCCCACGGGGCCGGTGGCCGGGATGAAGGCGACCTCCTGCTCGGCGCCCTTGCCTCGCACCACGCGCAGGGCGGCGACCACCGGGGTCCTGCTCCCGTCGGCGGGGGTCAGCCGGAGCGAGCCGGGCTCCCCCCGTGTGACGTCCTTGAGGTCGACGCTCGCGGTCATCTGCGACTTGATGTGCAGGGTGTCGTTCCCGGCCGGTGAGAACGCCCCGTTCTTGCCCAGGAGCTGGACCTTCACATCGGCGTCGTCCTCACCGGGCGCGAACGCCACCAGGCGTACGGAGGTGGCGTCGGCCGGGATCCCCGGCAGGACCTGGGTGTCCGCCGGGTCGGCGGAGGCGGCCAGCCAGTCGCTGCCCACCTCGTCCTCGGCGGCGCTCACGACCGCGCCGACACGTCCCGACCGGGTGGTGACATGGACGGTGACGTTCTCGGCGGCCTCGCTGGTCAGGGTCGAGATCAGCATCGGGACGCTCGACCTCGCCGGGACGGTGATGCCCTCCGCGACGTCGGACTTCAGGGGGCCCTCCGCGCCGTACAGCTCGATGTCGGCGACGGCGGCGGTGTCGTCGGGGTTGGTGAGGTGGACGTAGTCCTGACGGGCCTTCCCTGTGCTCGCCCCCGGGAACCAGAAGTCCGTGTCGGGGGCGGTGCAGCTGACACCGAGCAGACCGCGGGCGCCGCCCGCGGCGGCCATGGTGGTCTGCTGGGCGGTCCAGCCGGGGGCGAACGCGCCGGTGGCGGTGCCGACGAGCGCGGGAGCACCGGACTTGGCGGTCTCGGCGGTGGACGGCTTGCCGAGGTCCTTGAGCGAGACGACGGGCTTGTCGTCCGCCGCCTTTTCGCCCTTGTCCTCGTCGTCCTTGCCCGCGTCCTCCTTGTCCTTGTCGTCCTTGCCCGCGTCCTCCTTCTCCGCGTCCTCGTCCGCGGGGAGGGCTTCCGCCGCCTTCAACTCGGCGGCACCGGCCTCCTGGCCGCCCTTCCCCGCCGGGGTGAAGGACGTGTACGTCGTCTCCGCCAGGTCGGACATGCTCGGCTCCGGGCAGAGCAGGCTGGAGCGCTCGACGGGAAGCCGGGCAGCGGCCTTCGCCTCCGTCGCGCCCTCCTCGCCGGGCACGGTGAGCGCGGCGAAGCCGGTGACGGCGGCGAGGGCGACGACGCCTGCGATGAGGGACAGGGGGGTGGACTTCACTCGGACTCGCCTCGCGATGCGTTGCCGTTGCCGTTGCCGTTGCCGTTCGGCCACGGGTGGTGGCCCTGGGCCGTGTTCTCGTCGTGCCCGTCCTGCCCGTCGTACGGGGCGGCTTCGCCCGTCCCCGGGGCGTAGGGCTGCTGCTGGGCGTAGCCGTACGGGTCGTAGGCGCCCTGCTGCTGGTACGGGTCCTGCTGGTAGGGATCGGGCTGGTAGTACTGGCCGGCGTCCTGGCCGCCCTGGTACTGGCCGTAGTCGGCGCCCTGGTACTGCTGCGCCTCCCACTCTCCGTAGTTCTGCTGCGGGACCGCCGCGTAGGTGCCGGTGCCGTCCTGGGCGCCGGCGTACGGGTCCGTGCCGTCCTGGGCATCGGCGACCGCCGCGTACGGATCGGCACTCTGCTGCGCCGGGATGTACTCCGCCGGCGTCTGCTCCGGAGCGCCCGGGGCCGCCTCGCCGTACCCGGTCGCCGTGCCCTCCTCCGCGTACGCCGTCCCCGCCGCGTCGTCTCCTGCCGCCGCCGCTTCCGCCTGGGCCGCCGCTCGCAGCCTGCGGGCCCGGCGTCCCTCGCCGGCGACCGGCTCGGCCGCGACGGCCTCGGTCTCCTCCGGCAGGTCGTCGTCGATCTCCCGGCGGCGGCCCGGCAGGGCCATCACCACGAGGACGACGCCGAGCGCCATCTGCGCCCAGACCCAGGCGGTGTGGGTGACGGGTTCGTCGAACGTGAGGTCCAGCGTGCCGCCCTCGGCGGGCAGCTCGAAGCCCTGTGCCCAGCCGTCCACGGTCTTCGGGGTCAGCGCCTTGCCGTTCAGCGTGGCCTGCCAGCCCGGGTCGGCCGCGTCGGCGATCCGGAGCACCCGGCCTGCGCCGCCCTCGGGGATCTCGCTGTGCGCCTCGACGGCCAGTGAACCGACGGGTACGGGCTCGGCGCCCTCCCCGGAGGGGATGACCGCGAGCCGGGAGACCTGACGGTCGACCCGCCACAGGGCGCTTCCGTCCAGCTGGCTGAGCCGGCTCAGGCCGGGCGTCGAGTCCAGCACCCGGCTCATCTGCCGGGGCGCCCCGTCCCGTACGAGTACGTAGCGGATCGCGAAGCCGCTGAGCTGGCTGCCCTGGTCGGCGCCGGAACCGGCGACCAGGTTGGCGACGACCTTGTCGAGGTGCGTGTTGCTGCCGCCGGCCTCGGTGAGCTCGGCGTCGCCCAGACGGGCGCCCGAACCGCGGACCAGGCTGTAGGAGACGGCGGCGGGGGACGTGCCCCCGAGCACCAGGGTGCGCGCCTGGTCGCGGGTGCTGCTCTCCTCCGCGACGAAGGCGGGCACCTGCACGGGGTCGCGGCGCTCCACCGGACCGGCCGCGCCGCCGATCATCCAGCCCGCCGCGGCCAGGACCGGGGCGAGCCCGGCGGCCAGGGCGATCAGCGCGGCGACCGGCTGCCGCCAGCCGAAGCTCAGCGCGGCGACCCGGACCCGGGCGCCGTCCGCGCCGAGCAGCGCGGCGGTGAGCAGAGCGATGCCGTAGACGAGCGTGGCGGGCCCGGCCCAGGTGGAGCCGTTGGAGATCGCCGCGAAGACCAGGGAGACGAGCACGACGACCCAGGCGGTGCGGATCGCGAACTGCCGCTCCCCACGCATCAGGGCGGCCAGCGCCGCGAGCACGATGCCCAGCAGCAGGACGCCGCCCGCGGCCTTGGGGCCACCGGGGCTGATGCCGAGCAGGTCGAGGGCGGAGGCCGTGCCCGTACCGATGTCGAGCCCGGCCTCCTTCAGGAAGTCCGACGGGCTGGTCAGCAGGGAGAGCGACCAGGGCGCGAGGACCAGGAGCGGTGTTCCGGCCGTGGCCAGGAAGCGCAGCCCGTACGCCGCGATGTCGCTCCGGCGCAGCACGAGCACCCCGATGCCGAGGACCACCGCGAGCGGCCAGACGATCGGCGTGAAGGCCATGGTGAAGGTGAGCAGCAGGGTGTACGCCCAGGTGGCGCGCCAGCTGCCGCGCGCGGTGGAATCGTCGCCCCGCAGCCCGTGCGCGGCGACGGCCGCGCGGGCGATCAGCGGAAGCAGGACGGCCAGAACCGCTGTGCCGAGCCGCCCGGTGGCCAGCGCTCCGGTGGCGGCGGGCAGGAAGGCGTACGCGACGCTCGCCCAGGCCCGCAGCAGCCGGGACTCGATGAGCGGCCGGGAGGCGAAGTACGCGGTGAGCCCGGCGAGCGGGACCGAGCAGACGAGCAGGAGGGTCAGCGCGAAGCCCGTGGAACCGAGGAACAGCGCCGACAGGGCGGCGATCACTCCGAGGTAGGGCGGTGCGGACTGGGTTCCGCCGGTGCCGACGGGGTGCCAGCCGTCCGCGTAACGCCCCCAGAGGTCGGAGACGTCGGCCGGGGCGGGCAGCAGTGCGCCGCCCGCGAGGGCCCCGCTGCCGAGCAGACCCCGGCAGGCCACCAGCGAGACGAGAAGGAGCAGCGCGAAGAGCACGGGGCCGGGTTTGCGGCCGACCTTCTTGAGCCGTGCGAACTGTTCGATCTCCAGGAAGTCGGCGTCGTCACCGCCGGGGCCGGACTCGACCGCTCCGTGCCGTGAGCCGCCGGAGTCGGAGTCGGTGCGGCTGCCGAAGTTGCCCGCGACCTGTTCGACGGTGGCCCGGACCGTGGCGCCGGGCGGCGGGAAGAGCGACCGCAGCTCGGCCGCGTCCACCGCCCCTCCCTTGCGCGCTCGGCGCGCGGCGAGGATCCGCCCGGGGCGCAGGAGGGTGCCGAAGAGTCCGGCGACCTCGTCGAGCGCCTGGCCGGGCACCTTGCCGACGAGGTAGGCGAGAGTGCGCAGCAGGGTGCCGACGACGAGGCGGACCAGGGCCCACGGCAGCTGTTTGCCGCGGGCGTTGGCGAGCATCGTGTAGACGGCGCCGGCCTTGTCGACGCGGTGCGGGCTGGTGACGGAGCGTCCGGCACAGTCGATGGGGCGGCGTTCCCTGGCGGAGGCCTCGGCATGCCGCAGGACGGCGTCGGGGGCCACGAGCACCCGGTGGCCGGCCATGTGGGCGCGCCAGCAGAGGTCGACGTCGTCACGCATCAGCGGGAGCCTGCGGTCGAAGCCGCCGAGCTCCTCCCAGACGTCGCGGCGCACCAGCATGCCGGCGGAGGAGACGGAGAGGACCGTGCGGACCTGGTCGTGCTGGCCCTGGTCCTGTTCGCGGCGGTCCAGTCCGGTCCAGCGGCGGCCGCTGTTGGCGATGGAGACGCCGACCTCGAGGAGCTGCTTGCGGTCGTACCAGCCCCGCAGCTTGGGACCGACGATCGCGGCGTGCCTGTCGTTGTCGACGACGCGGAGCATCTCGGCGAGCGCGTCCGGCTCGGGGGCGCTGTCGTCGTGCAGCAGCCAGAGCCACTGGACGGGTTCGCCGTGCGGAAGCTCCGGCAGGTCGTACGCGTCGTCGCGCCAGCTGCGGGTGACGGGGTCCCAGCCGCTGGGGCGCTTCAGGTAAGGCAGGTCGTCGGGGGTGAGGACGCCGGCCGTGCGGGTCGCCTCGTCGACGGCCGTACCGAAGCTCGTACGCCGTGCCAGGTGGAGGACGCGCTCGCCACCGAGCGCCTCGGTCACCAGGCGGGCGGAGTCGTCGGCGCTGCCGGTGTCGGCGGCGACGACGTTCTGTACGGGGCGCTCCTGCCCGAGCAGTCCGCCGAGCACATGGGGCAGCCATCGTGCGCCGTCGTGCGAGACGAGCACGGCGGTGACGACGTGCCGGGGGAACTCTGGGGCGGCGGCGGCCGCGTTCGGCGCCGCCGAGTGGCTGTGCACGGACATCGAGGTACGGGCCCTCCGGCCGGGTCCGGAGGGTGGTCCCCCCGGGGGCTGCATCGGTGTACACGCGCGCCCCGGCGGGGCGTTGGCGCGTCTCTCGGACGGGGCCCCACACTAACGGTACGGATGTCCGGCCCGCGCCGAGCGGTTGACCGGCGGGAACCGGAGACGGCCGGAGATGCCGGAGATGGCCGGACATGCCGATGGCCCGGGGGCCGCGCCCCGCGTACGGAGTGCGGCCCCCGGGCCATCGCCGTCCGGGCGTCCGGGTGCCCGGCGTCAGATGGCCGCCTTCTTCAGGCGTCGCCGCTCCCGCTCGGAGAGACCGCCCCAGATCCCGAACCGTTCGTCGTTGTTGAGGGCGTACTCAAGGCATTCGGAACGGACTTCGCAGGCGAGACAGACCTTCTTGGCCTCGCGGGTGGAGCCGCCCTTCTCAGGAAAGAAGGACTCGGGGTCGGTCTGGGCGCACAGCGCGCGCTCCTGCCAGCCGAGCTCTTCGTCCGCGTCCTCGACCAGCAGTTGCTGGAACAGCTCGGTCATGTGCGCCCCTCGTCTGTCTCTTGCGTCCCCGTGATGCGGCCGTTATCGATGCGGCCGAACGACACGAGTGAAATTACAAGTGTGTAGCTTCGGGCCAGTCAAGCGAAGATCTGCTATTGGCCTCGGTATTCACTCTGCGGAACCAAGCCTATGCGGTAAGTGTTCAAATCACCAAAAACCTGACATATGCCATCGGCCCCACCCGGCTCCGCTTCTCACTCGGTGAGACGAGCGAGGTGGCCCCCATGTTTCGATTTGATCACCGAAGCGACCAAGATCACAGTAGGGTCACGACCCGTCAGCCGCGTTTACGGACACAGTTGATGCGCCACCTTGCCCCTGTATTGGGTGCCAAAACCTTTCTCCACCCACCGCAACCGGATGGGGTGAAACATTGCCGCCAAATCGGGCATTGAGTTGACAGGGGGCGGACCCACCCGGTCTTCTTGACTTCATGCCAGCGACCGCAGTGACGTACACGACCCACACCCGTGGGTTCCGTACGGCTGTCCAGGCCCGCTGTTGCTGTTCCAGCTGTCACAGCTGTTGAGCCGTAGCGCTCCAGCTCTGATCCAGCTTCGTTTCATCGCATTCCGGTCTCCGCGACCCCCCGCACGCGTATCCACATGCCGAGGAACCACCGCACCCATGAACAGCGACAGCGACCTTTCGATCGCCGGCGACATCCTTGAGGTCCAGCACCTTCTCCAGCCGGCCAGCCCTCACCCCTCCACCGTGGCCGGGTTCGCCGGACTCGCCCGCTCCATCGCCGCGGACCGCGCCCGGTGGGCGCCGCTCGTCCGGTACGACACCGCGTCCCGCTGGTACCACCGGCTGCAAACCGGGCCCGGCTACGAGGTCTGGCTGCTGAGCTGGGTCCCCGGCCAGGGCAGCGGCCGCCACGACCACGGCCTCTCCTCCGGCGTACTCACGGTCCTGGAGGGCCAGTTGACCGAGCACACGGCGCGCGGGCCGCAGGCCCTGGGCGCGGGCGCGCAGCGTGTCTTCGCCCCCGGATACGTCCACGAGGTCGTCAACGACTCCCTGGAGCCCGCCGTCAGCCTGCACATCTACTACCCGGGCCTGACGGACATGCCCATGCACGCGACACAGTGCGCCTCGACCGCCCAGGACGTCGTACCGGCCTGAGGTCCGCCACCACCGGCTCCGGCTCCGGCTCCGGCTCCGGCTCCGGCTCCGGCTCCGGCTCCGGCCGACAACGATCAGGCTTCGCCTGACAGACTGTTGCGCATGCGCATTGTGGTTCTGGCCGGCGGTATCGGTGGTGCTCGTTTCCTGCGTGGCCTCAAACAGGCCGCGCCCGACGCGGACATCACGGTGATCGGCAACACCGGCGACGACATCCATCTGTTCGGGCTGAAGGTCTGCCCCGACCTCGACACCGTGATGTACACCCTCGGCGGTGGCATCGACGAGGAGCAGGGCTGGGGGCGTACCGACGAGAGCTTCCGGGTCAAGGACGAGCTCGCGGCCTACGGCGTGGGGCCCGAGTGGTTCGGCCTCGGCGACCGTGACTTCGCGACCCATATCGTCCGTACGCAGATGCTCGGCGCGGGCTATCCCCTGAGCGCGGTCACCGAGGCGCTCTGCGCACGCTGGAAGCCGGGGGTCCGGCTGATCCCGATGTCCGACGACCGCGTCGAGACGCATGTGGCCGTGGACGTGGACGGCGAGAGCAAGGCCGTCCACTTCCAGGAGTACTGGGTGAAGCTGCGCGCCTCCGTGCCGGCGCAGGCCGTCGTGCCGGTGGGCGCGGAGCAGGCCAAGCCCGCTCCGGGCGTCCTGGAGGCCATCGCCGAGTCGGACGTCATCGTCTTCCCGCCGTCGAACCCCGTCGTGTCGGTGGGGACCATCCTCGCCGTGCCCGGCATCCGGGAGGCGATCGCCGAGGCCGGGGTCCCCGTCGTCGGGCTCTCCCCCATCGTCGGCGACGCCCCCGTGCGCGGCATGGCGGACAAGGTGCTGGCCGCGGTGGGCGTCGAGTCCACCGCCGCGGCCGTCGCCCAGCACTACGGTTCGGGCCTGCTCGACGGCTGGCTCGTCGACAGCGTGGACGCCGGAGTGGTCGACGAGGTCGAGGCGGCCGGGATCCGCTGCCGCGCCGTCCCGCTGATGATGACGGACGTGGACGCCACCGCCGAGATGGCCCGCCAGGCCCTGGCGCTGGCCGAGGAGGTACGCGCATGAGCGGCGGCCCGGCCGACGCGGCGCCCTCCTACCGGGTGTGGGCCCTGCCCGGGATGCCCGAGG from Streptomyces sp. QL37 harbors:
- a CDS encoding metallopeptidase family protein, with the protein product MDSPVPPHPPEPRPRRRDRHGRGMRGPVAPPQVPLSVSRAESFRDLVQDSVERLERRWPQLTDVDFLVLDVPGSLEETVPLGRALSAEKGQPAQIIVYRRPVEIRTKSRDERALLVHEVVVEQVAELLGLSPESVDPRYGQD
- a CDS encoding DUF3499 domain-containing protein, translating into MSPVRRCSRTACGRPAVATLTYVYADSTAVLGPLATYAEPHCYDLCAEHGERLTAPRGWEVVRLSDPSAPTRPSGDDLEALANAVREAARPQDRQQGGRGPRAADPVEVARRGHLRVLRSPDS
- a CDS encoding L-lactate permease, whose protein sequence is MFVQQLEPVADSLALSALVASLPLVTVLVLLGAVRMKAHRAGLIGLAVAVLVGWLAFGMPVGQTLSAGAQGVLFGLFPIMWIVVNALWVYRMTVRTHHFDILRRSFGRVSDDPRIQALVIAFCFGALLEALAGFGAPVAICSVMLVALGFDPVKAAVVSLVANTAPVAFGAMGTPVVTLAQVTGLPLDDVATVVGRQTPLLALVVPLILVFLVDGRRGLRETWVPALVCGVAFAVAQFAASNFVSAQLADIAAALVGAGALIAVPGARRPADEPVRAAVLTGVRSEDLDKEDPRREVLRAYAPYALIVAVFSIAQIPPVKRLLAEATRVFDWPFLDVAGPDGEPVGANEFSLPLIGTGGTLVLIAGLITAVVIGVRAGTAVREWAATVHELRYAILTVTSVLALAYVMNLSGQAATIGQSVAAAGAGLAFLSPVLGWFGVAVSGSDTSANALFGALQVSAARESGLSPELLAAANSSGGVLGKMISPQNLTIACAAVGLAGREGDLLRKVLPWSLGLLLVMCLVVMAQSTAVLGWMLP
- a CDS encoding glycosyltransferase, translated to MSVHSHSAAPNAAAAAPEFPRHVVTAVLVSHDGARWLPHVLGGLLGQERPVQNVVAADTGSADDSARLVTEALGGERVLHLARRTSFGTAVDEATRTAGVLTPDDLPYLKRPSGWDPVTRSWRDDAYDLPELPHGEPVQWLWLLHDDSAPEPDALAEMLRVVDNDRHAAIVGPKLRGWYDRKQLLEVGVSIANSGRRWTGLDRREQDQGQHDQVRTVLSVSSAGMLVRRDVWEELGGFDRRLPLMRDDVDLCWRAHMAGHRVLVAPDAVLRHAEASARERRPIDCAGRSVTSPHRVDKAGAVYTMLANARGKQLPWALVRLVVGTLLRTLAYLVGKVPGQALDEVAGLFGTLLRPGRILAARRARKGGAVDAAELRSLFPPPGATVRATVEQVAGNFGSRTDSDSGGSRHGAVESGPGGDDADFLEIEQFARLKKVGRKPGPVLFALLLLVSLVACRGLLGSGALAGGALLPAPADVSDLWGRYADGWHPVGTGGTQSAPPYLGVIAALSALFLGSTGFALTLLLVCSVPLAGLTAYFASRPLIESRLLRAWASVAYAFLPAATGALATGRLGTAVLAVLLPLIARAAVAAHGLRGDDSTARGSWRATWAYTLLLTFTMAFTPIVWPLAVVLGIGVLVLRRSDIAAYGLRFLATAGTPLLVLAPWSLSLLTSPSDFLKEAGLDIGTGTASALDLLGISPGGPKAAGGVLLLGIVLAALAALMRGERQFAIRTAWVVVLVSLVFAAISNGSTWAGPATLVYGIALLTAALLGADGARVRVAALSFGWRQPVAALIALAAGLAPVLAAAGWMIGGAAGPVERRDPVQVPAFVAEESSTRDQARTLVLGGTSPAAVSYSLVRGSGARLGDAELTEAGGSNTHLDKVVANLVAGSGADQGSQLSGFAIRYVLVRDGAPRQMSRVLDSTPGLSRLSQLDGSALWRVDRQVSRLAVIPSGEGAEPVPVGSLAVEAHSEIPEGGAGRVLRIADAADPGWQATLNGKALTPKTVDGWAQGFELPAEGGTLDLTFDEPVTHTAWVWAQMALGVVLVVMALPGRRREIDDDLPEETEAVAAEPVAGEGRRARRLRAAAQAEAAAAGDDAAGTAYAEEGTATGYGEAAPGAPEQTPAEYIPAQQSADPYAAVADAQDGTDPYAGAQDGTGTYAAVPQQNYGEWEAQQYQGADYGQYQGGQDAGQYYQPDPYQQDPYQQQGAYDPYGYAQQQPYAPGTGEAAPYDGQDGHDENTAQGHHPWPNGNGNGNGNASRGESE
- the cofD gene encoding 2-phospho-L-lactate transferase — its product is MRIVVLAGGIGGARFLRGLKQAAPDADITVIGNTGDDIHLFGLKVCPDLDTVMYTLGGGIDEEQGWGRTDESFRVKDELAAYGVGPEWFGLGDRDFATHIVRTQMLGAGYPLSAVTEALCARWKPGVRLIPMSDDRVETHVAVDVDGESKAVHFQEYWVKLRASVPAQAVVPVGAEQAKPAPGVLEAIAESDVIVFPPSNPVVSVGTILAVPGIREAIAEAGVPVVGLSPIVGDAPVRGMADKVLAAVGVESTAAAVAQHYGSGLLDGWLVDSVDAGVVDEVEAAGIRCRAVPLMMTDVDATAEMARQALALAEEVRA
- a CDS encoding cysteine dioxygenase family protein, encoding MNSDSDLSIAGDILEVQHLLQPASPHPSTVAGFAGLARSIAADRARWAPLVRYDTASRWYHRLQTGPGYEVWLLSWVPGQGSGRHDHGLSSGVLTVLEGQLTEHTARGPQALGAGAQRVFAPGYVHEVVNDSLEPAVSLHIYYPGLTDMPMHATQCASTAQDVVPA
- a CDS encoding DUF5719 family protein, with product MKSTPLSLIAGVVALAAVTGFAALTVPGEEGATEAKAAARLPVERSSLLCPEPSMSDLAETTYTSFTPAGKGGQEAGAAELKAAEALPADEDAEKEDAGKDDKDKEDAGKDDEDKGEKAADDKPVVSLKDLGKPSTAETAKSGAPALVGTATGAFAPGWTAQQTTMAAAGGARGLLGVSCTAPDTDFWFPGASTGKARQDYVHLTNPDDTAAVADIELYGAEGPLKSDVAEGITVPARSSVPMLISTLTSEAAENVTVHVTTRSGRVGAVVSAAEDEVGSDWLAASADPADTQVLPGIPADATSVRLVAFAPGEDDADVKVQLLGKNGAFSPAGNDTLHIKSQMTASVDLKDVTRGEPGSLRLTPADGSRTPVVAALRVVRGKGAEQEVAFIPATGPVGERASVADNRAKGSVLSLTAPGETAKVKVTASAGSEGGEAAVKTYTVKGGTTLEVEPEAPAGLKGGYALTVESESGGPVHAARTLTIAEGGVDMFTVQTLPDDEGTVEVPEARQDLSVLDD
- a CDS encoding WhiB family transcriptional regulator gives rise to the protein MTELFQQLLVEDADEELGWQERALCAQTDPESFFPEKGGSTREAKKVCLACEVRSECLEYALNNDERFGIWGGLSERERRRLKKAAI